A DNA window from Phaenicophaeus curvirostris isolate KB17595 chromosome 11, BPBGC_Pcur_1.0, whole genome shotgun sequence contains the following coding sequences:
- the LOC138725332 gene encoding uncharacterized protein — translation MQPPHFLLFFFLPFLLPGIWAGPKELQVFQLLQTCLFTNYSSTEVFAVALLGDVAIYVIDPADWSIHYHWPWAHQAASEGDMAKMKSHLKLSIRNMIQYVHEMAHKMQVDYPLVIQIHGGCELHPNGTSRGFIDVGEGGRDLIAFNMEKKQWEPQQQSLLADWVNESLNSKKAITGLLEHILSISCPSHVLSLCSYGKATLERQVPPVATVFARMPSPAQLLLVCRVTGFYPRPISVAWLRDGQEVPPGPELNTSAILPNADLTYQLRSVLAVAPQDGHSYACRVRHRSLGSRSLLIPWENRSSAPTITISIIVLFLAAAAYAVAIWWWKHSTSPPAAGATLRHGLDVKKDAVTAHTAPSSSCCTCSCTLSTSTMQPPRLFHCLLLLVPGTWADLEGSCKLHIFHTFDFRNTTFVDVSIWAALEDIIFVTREKGTLNTLYLYPWVYPALPAPEWENLNNLFHIYLHNLALSLSEDARQLQTPYPFVFQCVTGCNLYRNGSYSSFYHLAYNAHNFISFNMDKARWERQQESELAVQVEKQFSIFVGFAETLQHLLNVTCIDHMRKFIEHGKATLERQVPPVATVFARTPSPAQLLLVCRVTGFYPRPINVAWLRDGQEVPPGPELNTSAILPNADLTYQLRSVLAVAPQDGHSYACRVRHRSLGSRSLLIPWDRSKAALGVGITIAVLLAVAATFAGAIWLYRRRVPDDDGCH, via the exons ATGCAGCCCCCTcacttcctcctcttcttctttctccccttcctcctccctgggaTATGGGCAGGCCCAAAGG agctgcaggttttccagctgctccagACCTGCCTCTTCACCAACTACAGCTCCACCGAGGTGTTCGCAGTGGCACTCCTGGGGGACGTGGCCATCTATGTGATAGATCCTGCTGACTGGAGCATCCACTACCACTGGCCCTGGGCCCACCAGGCTGCATCTGAGGGTGATATGGCAAAGATGAAGTCCCACTTGAAACTCTCTATACGTAATATGATCCAATACGTGCATGAAATGGCCCATAAGATGCAAGTGGACT ACCCATTGGTGATCCAGATCCATGGAGGCTGTGAGCTGCACCCCAACGGGACAAGCAGGGGTTTTATTGATGTCGGTGAGGGCGGCAGAGACCTCATAGCTTTCAACATGGAGAAGAAGCAGTGGGAGCCCCAGCAGCAATCGCTGTTAGCAGACTGGGTCAACGAGTCCCTCAACAGCAAGAAGGCCATCACAGGGCTACTGGAACACATTCTTTCTATCTCCTGCCCGAGCCATGTCCTCAGCCTGTGCAGCTATGGGAAGGCAACTCTGGAGAGACAAG TGCCGCCCGTGGCCACAGTCTTTGCCCGcatgcccagcccagcccagctcctgctggttTGCCGCGTCACCGGCTTCTACCCACGGCCCATCAGCGTGGCCTGGCTGCGGGATGGCCAGGAGGTGCCACCAGGCCCAGAGCTCAACACCAGCGCCATCCTGCCCAACGCCGACCTCACCTACCAGCTCCGCAGCGTCCTGGCTGTGGCCCCACAGGATGGGCACAGCTACGCCTGCCGTGTGCGCCACCGCAGCCTGGGCAGCCGCAGCCTCCTCATCCCATGGG AAAACCGCAGTTCAGCTCCAACCATCACCATCAGCATCATCGTGCTGTTCCTTGCGGCAGCAGCCTATGCCGTGGCTATTTGGTGGTGGAAGCACAG CACCAGCCCCCCAGCTGCTGGGGCCACCCTGCGACACGGGCTCGATGTGAAGAAGGATGCGGTCACGGCTCATACggccccttcctcctcctgctgcactTGCTCCTGCACTCTTAGCACCAGCACCATGCAGCCCCCTCGCCTCTTccactgccttctcctcctcGTCCCTGGAACGTGGGCAGATCTAGAGG GCTCTTGTAAGCTCCACATTTTCCATACCTTTGACTTCCGCAACACCACCTTTGTGGACGTTTCAATCTGGGCTGCCTTGGAGGACATCATCTTTGTTACCCGGGAGAAAGGCACCCTGAACACTCTCTACCTCTACCCGTGGGTCtacccagccctgcctgcaccaGAGTGGGAGAACCTGAATAATCTGTTCCATATCTACCTGCACAACCTCGCCCTGTCCCTGTCTGAAGATGCTAGGCAGCTCCAAACACCTT acccctttgTGTTCCAGTGTGTAACCGGCTGCAACTTGTACCGCAATGGCTCTTACTCTTCATTCTACCATCTTGCCTACAACGCCCACAACTTCATTAGCTTCAACATGGACAAGGCTCGCTGGGAGAGGCAGCAGGAAAGTGAGCTGGCTGTGCAAGTTGAGAAGCAGTTCAGCATCTTCGTTGGGTTCGCTGAGACCCTACAGCACCTTCTCAATGTCACCTGCATTGACCACATGAGGAAATTCATTGAGCACGGAAAGGCAACACTGGAGAGACAAG TGCCACCCGTGGCCACAGTCTTTGCCCGCacgcccagcccagcccagctcctgctggttTGCCGCGTCACCGGCTTCTACCCACGGCCCATCAACGTGGCCTGGCTGCGGGATGGCCAGGAGGTGCCACCAGGCCCAGAGCTCAACACCAGCGCCATCCTGCCCAACGCCGACCTCACCTACCAGCTCCGCAGCGTCCTGGCTGTGGCCCCACAGGATGGGCACAGCTACGCCTGCCGTGTGCGCCACCGCAGCCTGGGCAGCCGCAGCCTCCTCATCCCATGGG ACAGGTCTAAGGCAGCTCTTGGTGTCGGCATCACCATCGCAGTGCTGCTGGCAGTGGCTGCAACCTTCGCTGGGGCCATCTGGCTCTACAGGCGCAG